From the Nostoc sp. PCC 7107 genome, the window GCCCGAAATTGTTCAGGCGGTAATGCTAACATCAGCGGTAAACCCACAATCAGATAATTTTGATACCAGCCAAATAAACCTAAGCGTGGTCTTTGGACAACGCTGGCGTTAAAATCTGTTGTCAGTAAGATGTGATGAAACTTTGGAGCCTGGAGTTTTGATGAGATATCGTCAACTAGGCAAAATAGGCTAGGTACATCTTTGCGCCGCAATATTAACCCTGTGGGTGGGGGAAATGATACCCAAAGCGATCGCACCAGTATAATAGCGATCGCTAGTAAAAAAATCACAGCTTTTAGCGCTGAAGTATGAAATGATTTAGCATTGAGCATCAACCAGACAATACCCACCAGTAATGCCACTGTTACAGCTATAATCAGTAATATATAGGCGTAGCCCAACACAGCCAAAAATGCAACGTGCAATCTATAAATCGGCGGCTGTTGACTAGCAAAAGCTTCTAATCTCTGAATCAACCTATCAAAACGTTGTTGATCGAAAGCCATATATGTATACTAGCTTGTTCAATTTGCAATATAACTGAGATAATATCTGCTTGACTTACGTAAAAATGCAGAAGTCTGAAGTCATTTATTTCTTATTTCATTCTAAGTAAAGATATAATCCTCCTCAACGATATATTTGCCTGAATTTAGTTCAAATTTTTTAGGACAGGTATTGCCCCCGTCCTAAATGTTGACTAATCCAAAGTTAAATTGTGTAAAGCATTCTTAGTTAGAGCTAGGAATGTAAGGTCTGTGAGGTTTTTTAGATTGATTAGAAACATCAGAAGCAGAACGACTAGAAGCAGAAGTACTAGCTGCTGAAGACACCTCTGCTTCGGGAGAACCAGGAGAAGCAAGGGTTAAGAAATCGATAAGTGTCAGCACACGACGACTAATTTTCCAGTTGCCATTTTTCTTGATAACTGTATCCACGTAGGTACCATTAGCAACATCAATACTTGTATCTGAAAGCTTATGAGTTGCATGAAGGTAAGAAGACATAGTTGCTGTATTATTTTGGACTTGGATATTGAACGTACCCAGTAAATGTTGAGTAGCTGTATATCCATTACCTTGAAATACTGAATAGACAAAATCAGCCCAAGCACTTGTACCATACTGTGTAACACTAGCGCCATTGGGAAAAATAGCAGTTATCTCAGCATCTGGAGTAAAACAATTTTGGTAGATGTTTTTTCCTTCTTGAAGATTTCCGCGACCAATAGCATCAGTTCCTAATGCGTAACAAACTGCCAAGTCTTGAATGTCAGATTCTGTATTCGGTTGTGATGCACTTGCCGCATCAAACTTACTTCCCACTAGCAGAACCATCACACCAGCCAGTAAAATCAAGCTTAACCGCTTTACAAGTAATGAAAATAGATTTGAAGCTACTTGCTTAATTTCTCTGCTCTTTTTCATGGAATTAACTGTTGATACCTAAGTTTATTTTGGGAGTTTTGCTATGATTTATTAATGCAAACATGAGCTTGTTTAACTAATTGAAATTACAACTAGCTAAAATTTATTTATTTCACCAGTGAAAACTT encodes:
- a CDS encoding nuclear transport factor 2 family protein translates to MKKSREIKQVASNLFSLLVKRLSLILLAGVMVLLVGSKFDAASASQPNTESDIQDLAVCYALGTDAIGRGNLQEGKNIYQNCFTPDAEITAIFPNGASVTQYGTSAWADFVYSVFQGNGYTATQHLLGTFNIQVQNNTATMSSYLHATHKLSDTSIDVANGTYVDTVIKKNGNWKISRRVLTLIDFLTLASPGSPEAEVSSAASTSASSRSASDVSNQSKKPHRPYIPSSN